The window CGGATGGACTCGAGGCGGTTCCCGAGATCGAGGTGATAGCGAGAGCATCGTTCCCACCGAGTGTGCGTGATCCCGACATCGTCGTGATTCCAGATCGCGTTTTCGAGGGCCGCCCTGCCCGGGTCTCGGCAGCGGATGTCGTGCTCGTCGTCGAGATCGTATCGCCGGGCTCGCGTGGAACAGGCCACGTCATGAAGTCAGCAGTCGTACGGCTGGTGTCCGACGAGTGGGCACGAGATCGACTGGCGTAAGGTGTGCGCTGTGGCTCAGGCGTTCG is drawn from Candidatus Mycolicibacterium alkanivorans and contains these coding sequences:
- a CDS encoding Uma2 family endonuclease, translated to MRVFEFQGERRRAVSDLAHLPRGLLRVEQWDALELDPTRRWELSEGTLIMSPRPQLWHQRLSKRLTRLLDDHLPDGLEAVPEIEVIARASFPPSVRDPDIVVIPDRVFEGRPARVSAADVVLVVEIVSPGSRGTGHVMKSAVVRLVSDEWARDRLA